In Rahnella variigena, one DNA window encodes the following:
- a CDS encoding AI-2E family transporter, whose translation MVVKGFSKGFFIAILLIVTLAFFDVLRPYYSSVLWAIILAVIFNPLKNRLKQFVGDRNGVVSLLTVLIICLIVFTPLAIITSSLAIEFNAVYTKLQANDSQLPAMLTDTIHHLPRWARHFLAEHNLDSTTEIQKKLSDVALQGSQYLAGSVFVIGKSTFGFVVGFGIMLYILFFLLKDGAYLVNLTLEALPLSRHVKHHLFMKFAAVSRATVKGTVVVAIVQGALGGLAFYIAGVDGSLLWGALMAFLSIIPAVGSAIIWVPAAIYFFASGMLWQGIFIVVFFVVVIGIVDNVLRPLLVGKDTKMPDYLILITTLGGMEVYGINGFVIGPLIAALFIACWNILSGRDHRNNTDEIDEDFIEEGKNHPET comes from the coding sequence ATGGTTGTAAAAGGGTTTTCAAAAGGGTTTTTCATCGCGATTCTTTTAATCGTTACTTTGGCTTTTTTTGATGTATTGAGGCCTTATTATTCTTCCGTACTATGGGCAATTATTCTTGCGGTGATTTTCAATCCGCTGAAAAACCGGCTTAAACAATTTGTCGGTGATCGCAACGGTGTCGTTTCTTTATTAACCGTCTTGATTATTTGTTTGATTGTATTCACACCGCTGGCAATTATTACTTCTTCGCTGGCGATCGAATTCAATGCGGTATACACCAAGCTTCAGGCGAATGATTCCCAGTTGCCGGCAATGCTGACCGATACCATCCACCATTTACCACGATGGGCCAGACATTTTCTTGCAGAGCATAATCTGGACAGCACAACTGAAATTCAGAAAAAGCTTTCTGATGTCGCGCTGCAAGGCAGCCAGTATCTGGCAGGTAGTGTTTTTGTCATTGGTAAGAGCACGTTCGGCTTTGTTGTCGGTTTCGGCATCATGCTGTACATCCTGTTCTTCCTGCTGAAAGATGGCGCTTATCTGGTCAATCTGACGCTGGAAGCCCTGCCGCTTTCCCGCCACGTTAAACATCATTTGTTTATGAAGTTTGCGGCGGTATCCCGTGCGACAGTTAAAGGTACGGTGGTGGTGGCAATCGTTCAGGGTGCACTGGGCGGGCTGGCATTTTACATCGCGGGTGTGGATGGCAGCCTTCTTTGGGGCGCGCTGATGGCCTTCCTGTCAATCATCCCTGCGGTTGGATCAGCCATTATTTGGGTACCGGCTGCCATCTATTTCTTCGCTTCAGGAATGTTGTGGCAGGGGATCTTTATCGTGGTCTTCTTCGTGGTGGTTATCGGTATCGTGGATAACGTTTTACGCCCGCTGCTGGTTGGCAAAGATACCAAAATGCCGGATTACCTGATCCTTATCACCACGCTGGGTGGCATGGAAGTTTATGGCATTAATGGCTTTGTGATTGGTCCGTTGATTGCGGCATTGTTTATCGCCTGCTGGAACATCCTTTCCGGGCGTGACCATCGTAACAATACCGATGAGATTGACGAAGATTTCATTGAGGAAGGTAAAAATCACCCGGAGACATGA
- the dsbB gene encoding disulfide bond formation protein DsbB: MLQYLNRCSQGRGAWLLMALTALILELVALYFQHVMLLKPCVMCIYERCALMGILAAGLVGAIAPSTWLRYAGILIWIYSAYEGIRLSWEHTMIQLHPSPFATCDFAARFPTWLPLDKWFPWMFIASGDCAEKQWEFLSLGMPQWLVVIFSVFMVIAILVLLAQFVKPKRRDLFGR; encoded by the coding sequence ATGTTGCAATATCTTAACCGCTGTTCACAAGGCCGCGGTGCATGGCTTCTGATGGCTCTGACAGCTCTGATTCTTGAGCTGGTTGCGTTGTATTTTCAGCACGTGATGCTTCTTAAACCTTGCGTCATGTGTATTTATGAACGCTGTGCGTTGATGGGTATTTTGGCTGCCGGGCTGGTCGGGGCGATTGCACCTTCCACCTGGTTACGTTATGCCGGTATACTTATCTGGATTTACAGTGCTTACGAAGGGATCCGTTTGTCATGGGAACACACCATGATCCAGCTGCATCCTTCTCCGTTCGCGACCTGTGATTTTGCTGCCCGCTTCCCGACCTGGCTGCCACTGGACAAATGGTTCCCGTGGATGTTTATTGCCAGCGGTGATTGCGCGGAAAAACAGTGGGAATTCTTGTCACTCGGTATGCCGCAGTGGCTGGTGGTCATTTTCAGCGTGTTTATGGTCATTGCGATTCTGGTGCTGCTGGCACAGTTCGTAAAACCTAAACGACGTGACTTGTTCGGTCGTTAA
- the nhaB gene encoding sodium/proton antiporter NhaB — METSYSRAFIKNFLGQSPNWYKITILAFLIINPLIFFLVSPFLAGWLLIIEFIFTLGMALKCYPLQPGGLLAIEAVMIGMTSAERIREEISANLEVLLLLIFMVAGIYFMKQLLLTVFTKLLLNLRNKIALSLAFCFAAAFLSAFLDALTVIAVVISVSVGFYSIYHNVASNQSENTDVTDDSSFTGNQQHQAVLEQFRSFLRSLMMHAGVGTALGGVMTMVGEPQNLIIAKSADWQFVDFLIRMSPVTVPVFICGFIVCALVERFRLFGYGAKLPHPVYEVLKKYDQKNSENITKQDRIKLAVQVVIGVWLIIALAFHLAEVGLIGLSVIIFATAFCGVTDEHAIGKAFQDSLPFTALLTVFFAIVAVIVEQHLFTPIIHFVLQSAPSNQLSLFYLFNGLLSSVSDNVFVGTVYINEAKSALVNGVIDLKQFELLAVAINTGTNLPSVATPNGQAAFLFLLTSALAPLIRLSYGRMVWMALPYTVVMTLVGLLCVQYLLPDMTQWFTDMGWLSLPPASEVLMPH, encoded by the coding sequence ATGGAAACAAGCTACAGTCGCGCATTTATAAAAAACTTTTTAGGGCAGTCCCCTAACTGGTACAAAATTACCATTCTGGCCTTTCTGATTATTAACCCGTTGATTTTCTTTTTGGTCAGTCCGTTTTTAGCCGGATGGTTGCTGATCATCGAGTTCATTTTTACCCTGGGCATGGCGCTCAAATGTTATCCACTTCAGCCTGGCGGTTTGCTGGCTATCGAAGCGGTCATGATTGGCATGACCAGCGCAGAGCGTATCCGTGAAGAGATTTCGGCCAATCTGGAAGTGCTCCTGCTGCTGATTTTTATGGTGGCGGGCATCTATTTTATGAAGCAACTGCTGCTGACCGTATTTACCAAGCTGCTGCTGAATCTCAGAAATAAAATTGCGCTGTCACTGGCCTTTTGTTTTGCTGCCGCTTTCCTTTCTGCCTTCCTCGATGCCCTGACCGTTATTGCTGTGGTGATCAGCGTTTCAGTCGGTTTCTATTCGATTTACCACAACGTCGCCTCTAATCAGAGTGAAAACACGGATGTAACCGACGACAGCTCGTTTACAGGCAATCAGCAACATCAGGCCGTTCTTGAGCAGTTTCGGTCCTTCTTACGCAGCCTGATGATGCATGCCGGCGTGGGTACCGCGCTCGGCGGCGTGATGACCATGGTGGGCGAGCCGCAGAACCTGATCATCGCTAAAAGTGCAGACTGGCAGTTTGTCGACTTTCTGATCCGCATGTCTCCGGTCACCGTCCCGGTGTTCATCTGCGGTTTCATTGTCTGCGCGCTGGTGGAGCGTTTCCGTTTGTTTGGTTATGGCGCAAAACTGCCGCATCCGGTTTATGAAGTTCTTAAAAAGTACGATCAGAAAAACAGTGAAAACATTACGAAGCAAGACCGCATTAAGCTGGCGGTACAGGTCGTCATTGGTGTATGGCTGATTATTGCCCTGGCTTTCCATCTGGCAGAAGTCGGACTGATCGGTCTTTCAGTGATTATCTTTGCCACCGCATTTTGTGGCGTCACTGATGAACATGCGATTGGTAAAGCATTCCAGGATTCTCTGCCCTTCACCGCCCTGCTGACCGTCTTTTTTGCTATCGTTGCCGTGATTGTCGAACAGCATCTGTTCACTCCAATCATTCACTTTGTGCTTCAGTCAGCGCCATCAAACCAGCTGTCATTATTCTATCTTTTCAACGGATTGCTTTCTTCAGTGTCTGATAACGTTTTTGTCGGCACTGTTTACATCAATGAAGCAAAATCTGCACTGGTTAATGGCGTGATTGACCTGAAGCAATTTGAATTGCTGGCGGTCGCGATTAATACCGGCACAAACCTGCCGTCGGTTGCCACGCCCAATGGTCAGGCGGCGTTCCTGTTCCTGCTGACTTCCGCCCTCGCCCCGCTTATCCGTCTTTCATACGGCAGAATGGTGTGGATGGCGCTACCTTACACGGTGGTCATGACGCTGGTGGGTTTGCTGTGCGTGCAATATCTGCTGCCGGATATGACGCAGTGGTTTACGGATATGGGATGGCTGAGCTTGCCACCCGCCAGTGAAGTTCTCATGCCTCACTGA
- the fadR gene encoding fatty acid metabolism transcriptional regulator FadR, which yields MVIKAQSPAGFAEEYIIESIWNSRFPPGSILPAERELSELIGVTRTTLREVLQRLARDGWLTIQHGKPTKVNNFWETSGLNILETLARLDHDSVPQLIDNLLSVRTNIATIFIRKAMRTNPEETQQVLAKAAEVEDHAEAFTALDYGIFRGLAFASGNPIYGLIINGLRGLYTRVGRYYFSNPEARKLAITFYKKLSDICHEKSYEQIVDCVRNYGRQSGEIWHSMQSAMPGDLTEQKHR from the coding sequence ATGGTTATTAAGGCACAAAGTCCTGCCGGTTTTGCCGAAGAGTATATCATCGAAAGTATCTGGAACAGCCGCTTCCCTCCGGGCTCAATTTTGCCTGCAGAGAGAGAACTTTCCGAACTCATTGGCGTGACCCGAACCACATTGCGTGAGGTGTTACAGCGGCTTGCCCGGGATGGCTGGTTGACAATTCAGCATGGAAAACCGACCAAGGTGAACAATTTTTGGGAAACGTCGGGTCTGAATATTCTGGAAACTCTGGCGCGTCTCGATCACGACAGTGTTCCACAGCTCATTGATAATTTGCTGTCCGTGCGTACCAACATCGCAACAATCTTTATCCGTAAAGCGATGCGAACCAATCCTGAAGAAACCCAGCAGGTACTGGCTAAAGCGGCGGAAGTTGAAGATCATGCCGAAGCCTTTACGGCGCTCGATTACGGCATTTTCCGTGGTCTGGCATTTGCCTCCGGCAACCCGATTTACGGTCTGATTATCAACGGACTGCGAGGTCTTTATACCCGCGTCGGACGTTATTACTTCTCCAATCCTGAAGCGCGTAAACTGGCGATCACTTTCTATAAAAAGTTGTCTGATATCTGCCACGAGAAAAGCTACGAGCAGATTGTCGATTGCGTGCGTAATTATGGCCGTCAGAGTGGTGAAATCTGGCACAGCATGCAGAGCGCGATGCCGGGTGATCTGACCGAACAAAAACACCGTTAA